A single window of Streptomyces griseoviridis DNA harbors:
- a CDS encoding 1,4-dihydroxy-6-naphthoate synthase: MTSDRTPLQIAFSPCPNDTFVFDALAHGRIPGAPALDVTFADIDITNGRAERGELDVLKVSYAVLPYVLDEYALLPCGGALGRGCGPLVLTREAGADLTGRTVAVPSEKSTAYLLFRLWAADTVPGGVGEIVVMPFHEIMPAVRDGKVDAGLVIHEARFTYQNYGLHKLADMGEHWESTTGLPIPLGAIIARRSLGAETLTGLADAIRASVRAAWDDPEASRGYVMEHAQEMDPAVADQHIGLYVNEFTADLGEDGYAAVRGLLTRAAAEGLVPPLGPNALDFP, from the coding sequence ATGACCTCTGACCGCACGCCGTTGCAGATCGCCTTCTCGCCCTGCCCCAACGACACCTTCGTCTTCGACGCGCTCGCCCACGGCCGGATTCCCGGCGCCCCCGCGCTCGACGTCACGTTCGCCGACATCGACATCACCAACGGCCGCGCCGAACGCGGCGAGTTGGACGTCCTGAAGGTGTCCTACGCGGTCCTGCCCTATGTGCTCGACGAGTACGCGCTGCTGCCCTGCGGCGGCGCCCTGGGTCGCGGCTGCGGGCCGCTGGTGCTCACCCGGGAGGCGGGCGCCGACCTCACCGGACGCACGGTCGCCGTGCCCAGCGAGAAGTCGACCGCCTATCTGCTGTTCAGGCTGTGGGCCGCCGACACCGTCCCCGGCGGGGTCGGCGAGATCGTCGTCATGCCGTTCCACGAGATCATGCCCGCCGTGCGGGACGGCAAGGTCGACGCCGGTCTCGTCATCCACGAGGCCCGCTTCACGTACCAGAACTACGGGCTGCACAAGCTCGCCGACATGGGCGAGCACTGGGAGTCCACCACCGGGCTGCCGATCCCGCTCGGCGCGATCATCGCCAGGCGCTCTCTGGGCGCCGAGACCCTCACCGGCCTCGCCGACGCCATCCGCGCCTCGGTGCGCGCCGCCTGGGACGACCCGGAGGCGTCCCGCGGATACGTGATGGAACACGCCCAGGAAATGGACCCGGCGGTCGCCGACCAGCACATCGGGCTGTACGTCAACGAGTTCACGGCGGATCTCGGCGAGGACGGCTACGCGGCCGTGCGCGGACTGCTCACCCGCGCCGCGGCCGAGGGACTGGTACCGCCCCTCGGCCCGAACGCCCTGGATTTCCCGTGA
- a CDS encoding cold-shock protein, with the protein MPTGKVKWFNSEKGFGFLSRDDGGDVFVHSSVLPDGVDALKPGQRVEFGVVAGQRGDQALSVVILDPTPSVAAAQRRKPDELASIVQDLTTLLENITPMLERGRYPDKAAGKKIAGLLRAVADQLDV; encoded by the coding sequence GTGCCTACCGGCAAGGTCAAGTGGTTCAACAGCGAGAAGGGCTTCGGCTTTCTCTCCCGCGACGACGGCGGTGACGTCTTCGTCCATTCCTCGGTCCTCCCCGACGGCGTCGACGCGCTCAAGCCGGGCCAGCGCGTCGAGTTCGGCGTCGTCGCCGGTCAACGCGGTGACCAGGCCCTTTCGGTCGTCATTCTCGATCCGACGCCATCGGTCGCGGCGGCCCAGCGCCGCAAGCCCGACGAACTGGCCTCCATCGTGCAGGATCTGACGACGCTCCTGGAGAACATCACGCCGATGCTGGAGCGCGGCCGCTATCCCGACAAGGCGGCGGGCAAGAAGATCGCGGGTCTGCTGCGCGCGGTCGCCGATCAGCTCGACGTTTAG
- a CDS encoding HAD family hydrolase, whose protein sequence is MTTPASPASPGPSAPHGSSAPTVGFDLDMTLIDSRPGIRACYQALAERTGTYIDADLAVTRLGPPLADELINWFPAERIPEMADLYRSMYPEIAIAASPALPGAREAIDAVRAAGGRTLVVTAKFEPNAKLHLAHLGLDPDEVVGDLWAERKALALREHGAAVYVGDHVGDVRGARTAGALSVAVATGPIDADGLRAAGADVVLADLTLFPRWLTEDYLPARA, encoded by the coding sequence ATGACCACCCCCGCCTCGCCCGCCTCGCCCGGTCCCTCCGCCCCGCACGGCTCCTCGGCGCCCACGGTCGGGTTCGACCTCGACATGACGTTGATCGATTCCCGGCCCGGCATCCGCGCCTGCTACCAGGCGCTTGCGGAGCGGACCGGGACGTACATCGACGCCGATCTCGCCGTCACCCGCCTCGGCCCGCCGCTCGCGGACGAGCTGATCAACTGGTTCCCGGCGGAGCGGATACCGGAGATGGCGGACCTGTACCGCTCGATGTACCCGGAGATCGCCATCGCCGCCTCGCCCGCGCTGCCGGGCGCCCGGGAGGCGATCGACGCGGTGCGGGCGGCCGGCGGGCGGACGCTCGTCGTGACCGCCAAGTTCGAGCCGAACGCGAAGCTGCACCTGGCGCACCTCGGGCTCGACCCCGACGAGGTCGTCGGCGACCTGTGGGCCGAGCGGAAGGCGCTGGCGCTGCGGGAGCACGGCGCGGCCGTGTACGTCGGCGACCATGTCGGGGACGTCCGCGGGGCCCGCACGGCGGGCGCCCTCTCGGTGGCGGTGGCGACCGGGCCGATCGACGCCGACGGGCTGCGGGCGGCGGGCGCGGACGTGGTCCTCGCCGACCTCACCCTGTTCCCGCGCTGGCTGACCGAGGACTACCTGCCCGCGCGGGCCTGA
- a CDS encoding helicase-associated domain-containing protein: MSNPSTSPRSLAEALRSRDDAALAVLLRSRPDLITPVPSDLTQLATRAGTRASVVRALERLDRFALQTAEALAVAADPAPYDELLALMTGDDGDDTVAAALPRAVATLREQALVWGGDDRLRLVRTARELLAPTPQHPSPTGLGPGVREATAGMSPGRVQEIVTAAGLPSTHDAVSAVAALTGLFTDRRRMAELLAGLPEESLDVLERLVWGPPYGQVSAEPAARLRRLLDRGLLLPTAPGTVVLPREAALHLRGGRAHRTVEPLPPALDAAGTHRPRVVDATAAGQAHMALATVEELLKEWDEGGPAVLRAGGLSMRDLKRTAVALDVPEPVGAFWVELAYAAGLLASDGEADERYAATPEADAWLERPAAERWARLAETWLTATRTPGLVGGRDAKDRSLSALGPGLDRSAAPEVRHRVLTLLAALPEGTAPTPDSVLARLRWERPLRGPQPQQSPQPGAPQDDDLRARLARWTLTEAELLGVTGRGALSTQGRALLGLTDPAGPHGTHPAGLPGTATGTAPEAGAGAAGLDLGPGDKLPARHVAGGAVAGPLTGATGPLPPAAQAVATAAAGRLLAPLLPEPLDHVLLQADLTAVAPGPLERPLAAMLGVLADVESKGGATVYRFTPGSVRRALDAGQTATDLHAFLAAHARTPVPQPLTYLIDDVARRHGRLRVGAASAYLRCDDDALLTEILADKRAQPLRLRRLAPTVLATQADPAALLDGLRAMGFAPAAESAEGDVVITRPDAHRTPPRTAPAPVPDGPPTPDGTLLTAAIRAIRAGDLAATTPRKPSPAGVEDGPGPGELPRTSAAETLATVQAAVLTGEAVWIGFVNAEGGASQRVIAPIRVEGGFVTAYDHTADEVRTFPLHRVTGVAELAEGDGGEGDDGNGS; the protein is encoded by the coding sequence ATGAGCAACCCGTCCACGTCGCCCCGGTCCCTCGCGGAAGCGCTCCGCTCGCGGGACGACGCGGCCCTGGCCGTGCTGCTGCGCAGCCGGCCCGATCTCATCACGCCCGTCCCCTCCGACCTGACGCAGCTCGCGACCCGGGCCGGCACCCGGGCCTCCGTGGTGCGGGCGCTCGAACGCCTCGACCGGTTCGCGCTCCAGACCGCCGAGGCGCTGGCGGTGGCCGCCGACCCGGCCCCCTACGACGAACTCCTCGCGCTGATGACCGGCGACGACGGTGACGACACGGTCGCCGCCGCGCTTCCCCGCGCCGTCGCCACCCTGCGGGAACAGGCCCTGGTGTGGGGCGGCGACGACCGGCTCCGGCTGGTGCGCACCGCCCGCGAACTGCTCGCGCCGACCCCCCAGCACCCGTCCCCCACCGGGCTCGGACCCGGGGTGCGGGAGGCGACGGCGGGGATGTCGCCGGGGCGCGTCCAGGAGATCGTGACCGCCGCCGGGCTGCCGTCGACGCACGACGCGGTCTCCGCCGTCGCCGCGCTGACCGGCCTCTTCACCGACCGGCGCCGGATGGCGGAGCTGCTCGCCGGGCTTCCCGAGGAGTCGCTCGACGTGCTGGAGCGGCTGGTGTGGGGGCCGCCGTACGGGCAGGTCAGCGCGGAGCCCGCGGCCCGGCTGCGGCGGCTCCTGGACCGGGGGCTGCTGCTGCCGACGGCGCCGGGGACCGTCGTCCTGCCCCGGGAGGCCGCCCTGCATCTGCGCGGCGGGCGCGCGCACCGGACCGTCGAGCCGCTGCCGCCCGCGCTCGACGCGGCCGGCACGCACCGGCCGCGGGTGGTGGACGCGACGGCGGCGGGCCAGGCCCACATGGCGCTGGCGACCGTCGAGGAACTGCTCAAGGAGTGGGACGAGGGCGGGCCCGCGGTGCTGCGCGCCGGCGGGCTCAGCATGCGCGACCTCAAGCGGACGGCGGTCGCCCTCGACGTGCCCGAGCCGGTCGGCGCGTTCTGGGTGGAGCTGGCGTACGCGGCCGGCCTGCTGGCCTCCGACGGCGAGGCCGACGAGCGGTACGCGGCGACCCCGGAGGCGGACGCCTGGCTGGAACGGCCGGCCGCCGAGCGGTGGGCGCGGCTCGCCGAGACATGGCTGACGGCGACCAGGACGCCGGGGCTCGTCGGCGGGCGGGACGCCAAGGACCGTTCGCTGTCCGCGCTCGGCCCGGGGCTCGACCGGTCCGCCGCGCCCGAGGTGCGGCACCGGGTGCTGACCCTGCTGGCCGCGCTGCCCGAGGGCACCGCCCCGACGCCCGACTCGGTCCTCGCCCGGCTGCGCTGGGAACGGCCCCTGCGCGGACCCCAGCCGCAGCAGAGCCCGCAGCCCGGCGCCCCGCAGGACGACGACCTGCGGGCCAGGCTGGCCCGCTGGACCCTCACCGAGGCTGAGCTGCTGGGCGTCACCGGCCGCGGCGCCCTCTCCACCCAGGGCCGGGCCCTGCTGGGGCTCACGGACCCGGCGGGCCCGCACGGGACGCACCCGGCTGGGCTCCCGGGAACGGCTACCGGTACGGCGCCGGAAGCCGGGGCGGGCGCGGCGGGGCTCGATCTGGGGCCGGGGGACAAGCTTCCCGCCCGTCATGTGGCCGGCGGCGCCGTCGCGGGCCCCCTGACGGGCGCCACCGGGCCGCTCCCGCCCGCCGCGCAGGCCGTCGCCACGGCCGCCGCCGGGCGGCTGCTCGCGCCGCTGCTGCCCGAGCCGCTCGACCACGTGCTGCTCCAGGCCGACCTGACGGCGGTGGCTCCAGGCCCGCTCGAACGGCCGCTGGCGGCGATGCTCGGCGTGCTCGCCGACGTGGAGTCGAAGGGCGGGGCGACGGTGTACCGGTTCACGCCCGGCTCCGTGCGGCGGGCGCTCGACGCCGGGCAGACCGCCACCGACCTGCACGCCTTCCTCGCCGCGCACGCGCGCACGCCGGTGCCGCAGCCGCTGACGTATCTGATCGACGACGTGGCCCGCAGGCACGGGCGGCTGCGGGTGGGCGCGGCCTCGGCCTATCTGCGGTGCGACGACGACGCGCTGCTCACCGAGATCCTCGCCGACAAGCGGGCCCAGCCGCTGCGGCTGCGCCGTCTCGCGCCGACGGTCCTGGCGACCCAGGCCGATCCGGCGGCGCTGCTCGACGGGCTGCGCGCGATGGGGTTCGCGCCCGCCGCCGAGTCGGCGGAGGGCGATGTGGTGATCACCAGGCCGGACGCCCACCGCACGCCGCCGCGCACCGCTCCGGCGCCGGTACCCGACGGCCCGCCGACGCCGGACGGCACGCTGCTGACGGCGGCGATCCGGGCGATCCGCGCGGGCGACCTGGCCGCCACGACGCCCCGCAAGCCGTCGCCTGCCGGCGTCGAGGACGGCCCGGGGCCCGGTGAACTCCCGCGCACCAGCGCGGCGGAGACCCTCGCCACCGTGCAGGCGGCCGTCCTCACCGGCGAGGCGGTGTGGATCGGCTTCGTCAACGCCGAGGGCGGCGCGAGCCAGCGGGTGATCGCCCCGATCCGGGTGGAGGGCGGCTTCGTGACGGCGTACGACCACACGGCGGACGAGGTGCGGACGTTCCCGCTGCACCGGGTGACCGGGGTGGCCGAACTGGCCGAGGGCGACGGCGGCGAGGGCGACGACGGCAACGGCTCCTAG
- a CDS encoding HelD family protein, producing MSASPSVPAPDDDPLARERSHLAESRSALRAMREDVESLDIADVTANWVNAQILARQIDERIKALADLSHTPLFFGRLDYLHAPGAERAEGAEGERFYIGRRHVHDSDGDPMVIDWRAPVSQPFYRASKKDPMDVGLRRRFGYTGGDLTAYEDEHLSDPAEAARTSRLLQREIERPRVGPMRDIVATIQPEQDEIVRSGLGGTVCVQGGPGTGKTAVGLHRVAYLLYAHRERLARTGTLVIGPNRSFLHYIEQVLPALGELAVQQATVDDLVGHVEVTGTDDAPAAVIKGDARMAEVLRRAVYSHVTLPTEPVMVVRGSRRWRVPAHELETIVKELLDRGIRYGAAREALPQRIAHAVLVQMERSGEAPDDRVQDAVARNTAVKAAVKQIWPPVDPARLVLRLLTDADFLAEHADGILTEEERGTLLRAKPVRSVRSANWSAAEAVLIDETTDIVQRTHSLGHVVLDEAQDLSPMQYRAVGRRCTTGSATVLGDLAQGTTPWATRSWDEALAHLGKADGVIEELTAGFRVPTDVITYASRLLPHIAPGLTPVASVRENPGFFAVRAVTGTAEVVAACRELLANEGSTGLIAADARVPDLERALAEAGIGHLAPGEETTADTRLTLVPASLAKGLEYDYVVLDEPRAVVDAEPDERTGLRRLYVSLTRAVSGLIVTHSTPLPDQLAPEEPAVA from the coding sequence TTGTCCGCGTCACCGTCCGTGCCCGCCCCCGACGACGACCCGCTCGCCCGCGAGCGCTCCCACCTCGCCGAGTCCCGCTCCGCGCTGCGCGCCATGCGCGAGGACGTCGAGTCCCTCGACATCGCCGACGTCACCGCGAACTGGGTGAACGCCCAGATCCTCGCCCGCCAGATCGACGAACGCATCAAGGCGCTCGCCGACCTCAGCCACACCCCGCTCTTCTTCGGCCGCCTCGACTACCTGCACGCGCCCGGCGCCGAGCGGGCCGAGGGCGCCGAGGGCGAGCGGTTCTACATCGGGCGCAGGCACGTCCACGACAGCGACGGCGACCCCATGGTCATCGACTGGCGGGCACCGGTCTCGCAGCCGTTCTACCGGGCCTCCAAGAAGGACCCGATGGACGTCGGGCTGCGCCGCCGCTTCGGCTACACCGGCGGCGACCTCACCGCCTACGAGGACGAACACCTCTCCGACCCGGCGGAGGCGGCCCGCACCAGCAGGCTCCTCCAGCGGGAGATCGAGCGCCCGCGCGTCGGCCCGATGCGGGACATCGTCGCGACGATCCAGCCCGAACAGGACGAGATCGTCCGCAGCGGCCTCGGCGGCACCGTCTGCGTGCAGGGCGGACCAGGCACCGGTAAGACGGCCGTCGGCCTGCACCGGGTCGCCTACCTCCTCTACGCCCACCGCGAGCGGCTGGCCCGCACCGGCACCCTGGTCATCGGACCGAACCGCTCCTTCCTCCACTACATCGAGCAAGTGCTGCCCGCGCTCGGCGAGTTGGCGGTCCAGCAGGCGACCGTCGACGACCTGGTCGGCCATGTCGAGGTGACCGGCACCGACGACGCCCCGGCCGCCGTCATCAAGGGCGACGCCCGGATGGCCGAGGTGCTGCGCCGCGCCGTCTACTCCCATGTCACCCTCCCCACCGAACCGGTGATGGTGGTGCGCGGATCACGCCGCTGGCGGGTACCGGCCCACGAACTGGAGACCATCGTCAAGGAGTTGCTCGACCGCGGCATCCGCTACGGCGCCGCCCGCGAGGCACTCCCGCAGCGCATCGCGCACGCCGTGCTGGTCCAGATGGAGCGCTCCGGCGAGGCACCGGACGACCGGGTGCAGGACGCCGTGGCCCGCAACACCGCCGTCAAGGCCGCAGTGAAACAGATCTGGCCGCCCGTCGACCCCGCCCGACTCGTCCTGCGGCTGCTCACCGACGCCGACTTCCTCGCCGAGCACGCCGACGGCATCCTCACCGAGGAGGAGCGCGGGACCCTCCTGCGGGCGAAGCCGGTGCGCAGCGTGCGGTCGGCCAACTGGTCGGCGGCCGAAGCCGTGTTGATCGACGAGACGACCGACATCGTGCAGCGCACCCACTCCCTCGGCCATGTCGTCCTCGACGAGGCCCAGGACCTCTCCCCGATGCAGTACCGCGCCGTCGGCCGCCGCTGCACCACCGGCTCGGCGACCGTCCTCGGCGACCTCGCGCAGGGCACCACCCCCTGGGCGACCCGGAGTTGGGACGAGGCGCTGGCCCACCTCGGCAAGGCGGACGGCGTGATCGAGGAGCTGACGGCCGGGTTCCGCGTCCCCACAGACGTCATCACCTACGCCTCCAGGCTCCTGCCGCACATCGCGCCCGGCCTCACCCCGGTCGCCTCGGTGCGCGAGAACCCCGGCTTCTTCGCCGTGCGCGCCGTCACCGGCACCGCCGAAGTGGTCGCCGCCTGCCGGGAGTTGCTGGCCAACGAGGGCTCCACCGGCCTGATCGCCGCCGACGCCCGCGTCCCCGACCTGGAACGGGCCCTGGCCGAGGCGGGCATCGGCCATCTGGCGCCCGGCGAGGAGACGACGGCCGACACCCGCCTCACCCTGGTCCCGGCGTCCCTGGCCAAGGGCCTGGAGTACGACTACGTCGTCCTCGACGAGCCGCGGGCGGTGGTCGACGCCGAACCCGACGAACGCACCGGCCTGCGCCGCCTGTACGTGTCCCTGACCCGAGCGGTCTCGGGCCTGATCGTCACCCACAGCACCCCGCTCCCTGACCAACTCGCCCCGGAGGAGCCCGCCGTGGCGTGA
- a CDS encoding DNA repair helicase XPB, giving the protein MNGPLIVQSDKTLLLEVDHEQADECRRAIAPFAELERAPEHIHTYRVTPLGLWNARAAGHDAEQVVDALVQFSRYPVPHALLVDVAETMDRYGRLTLSKHPTHGLVLTTTDRPVLEEVLRSKRVAPLVGARIDADTVAVHPSERGQIKQTLLKLGWPAEDLAGYVDGEAHAIDLVEDGWALRPYQKQAVENFWHGGSGVVVLPCGAGKTLVGAGAMAQARSTTLILVTNTVSARQWKHELIKRTSLTEEEIGEYSGTKKEIRPVTIATYQVLTTRRKGVYPHLELFDSRDWGLILYDEVHLLPAPVFKFTADLQARRRLGLTATLVREDGRESDVFSLIGPKRFDAPWKEIEAQGYIAPADCVEVRVNLTDSERIAYATAETEEKYRFCATTATKRKVTEAIVRRFAGQQILVIGQYIDQLDELGEHLDAPVIKGETSNAQREKLFGAFREGEISVLVVSKVANFSIDLPEATVAVQVSGTFGSRQEEAQRLGRVLRPKADGHQAHFYSVVARDTVDQDFAAHRQRFLAEQGYAYRIVDADELLAEEK; this is encoded by the coding sequence GTGAATGGTCCGCTGATCGTTCAGTCAGACAAGACCCTGCTCCTGGAGGTCGACCACGAGCAGGCCGACGAGTGCCGTCGCGCCATCGCCCCCTTCGCGGAGTTGGAGCGGGCGCCCGAGCACATCCACACCTACCGGGTGACCCCGCTGGGCCTGTGGAACGCGCGCGCGGCCGGCCACGACGCCGAGCAGGTCGTGGACGCCCTCGTGCAGTTCAGCCGCTACCCCGTGCCGCACGCCCTGCTCGTCGACGTCGCCGAGACGATGGACCGCTACGGCCGGCTCACCCTCAGCAAACACCCCACGCACGGCCTCGTCCTCACCACCACCGACCGCCCGGTCCTCGAAGAGGTGCTGCGCTCGAAGCGGGTCGCCCCGCTGGTCGGCGCCCGCATCGACGCCGACACCGTCGCCGTCCACCCCTCCGAGCGCGGCCAGATCAAGCAGACCCTGCTCAAGCTGGGCTGGCCCGCCGAGGACCTCGCCGGATACGTCGACGGCGAGGCGCACGCGATCGACCTGGTCGAGGACGGCTGGGCGCTGCGCCCCTACCAGAAGCAGGCCGTCGAGAACTTCTGGCACGGCGGCAGCGGCGTCGTCGTACTGCCCTGCGGCGCGGGCAAGACGCTGGTCGGCGCCGGGGCCATGGCGCAGGCCAGGTCCACCACGCTCATCCTCGTCACCAACACCGTCTCGGCCCGCCAGTGGAAGCACGAGCTGATCAAGCGGACCTCCCTCACCGAGGAGGAGATCGGCGAGTACAGCGGCACGAAGAAGGAGATCAGGCCCGTCACCATCGCCACCTACCAGGTGCTGACGACCCGGCGGAAGGGCGTCTACCCGCACCTGGAGCTGTTCGACTCCCGGGACTGGGGCCTCATCCTCTACGACGAGGTGCATCTGCTGCCCGCGCCCGTCTTCAAGTTCACCGCCGACCTCCAGGCCAGGCGCAGGCTCGGCCTGACCGCCACCCTCGTGCGCGAGGACGGCCGCGAGTCGGACGTGTTCTCCCTCATCGGGCCCAAGCGCTTCGACGCGCCCTGGAAGGAGATCGAGGCCCAGGGCTACATCGCCCCCGCCGACTGCGTCGAGGTGCGCGTCAACCTCACCGACAGCGAGCGGATCGCCTACGCCACCGCCGAGACGGAGGAGAAGTACCGCTTCTGCGCCACCACCGCCACCAAGCGGAAGGTCACCGAGGCGATCGTGCGCCGCTTCGCCGGCCAGCAGATCCTCGTCATCGGCCAGTACATCGACCAGCTCGACGAACTCGGCGAACACCTCGACGCGCCCGTCATCAAGGGCGAGACCAGCAACGCCCAGCGGGAGAAGCTGTTCGGCGCCTTCCGCGAGGGCGAGATCAGCGTCCTCGTGGTCTCCAAGGTCGCCAACTTCTCCATCGACCTGCCGGAGGCGACCGTCGCCGTCCAGGTCTCCGGGACGTTCGGATCACGCCAGGAGGAGGCCCAGCGCCTCGGCCGGGTGCTGCGGCCCAAGGCCGACGGCCACCAGGCGCACTTCTACTCCGTCGTCGCCCGCGACACCGTCGACCAGGACTTCGCCGCCCACCGCCAGCGCTTCCTCGCCGAGCAGGGGTACGCGTACCGGATCGTCGACGCCGACGAACTCCTCGCCGAGGAGAAGTAG
- a CDS encoding copper homeostasis protein CutC, producing the protein MSKRAVLEVIALDAEDAVAAQAGGADRLELVTDMAADGLTPSPGTFASIRAAVDIPLRVMLRLADGFSAGSAADLDRLVRTAGQLRESGAREFVLGFLGDDGGVDLRAVELLADALDGCSWTFHRALDHAADRDALRKQLDGVPGLDTYLTAGSAAGVDDGLPVLLAEADRRGEPGYAPQILVGGGLCLAHLPRLRARGLDAFHIGGAARPDGWTGPVSAAAVAEWRHAVDGT; encoded by the coding sequence ATGAGCAAGCGTGCAGTCCTGGAGGTGATCGCCCTCGACGCCGAGGACGCCGTCGCCGCCCAGGCCGGAGGCGCCGACCGGCTGGAACTGGTCACCGACATGGCGGCCGACGGACTCACCCCGTCGCCCGGCACGTTCGCCTCGATCCGGGCCGCCGTCGACATCCCGCTGCGCGTGATGCTGAGGCTGGCGGACGGCTTCTCGGCCGGTTCCGCCGCCGACCTGGACCGCCTGGTCCGCACCGCCGGGCAGCTGCGGGAGTCGGGCGCGCGGGAGTTCGTGCTCGGGTTCCTCGGCGACGACGGCGGAGTCGACCTGCGCGCCGTCGAGCTGCTGGCCGACGCGCTGGACGGCTGCTCCTGGACCTTCCACCGCGCCCTCGACCACGCGGCCGACCGCGACGCCCTGCGCAAACAGCTCGACGGCGTCCCCGGCCTCGACACCTACCTGACGGCCGGTTCCGCCGCGGGAGTCGACGACGGCCTCCCCGTCCTCCTCGCCGAGGCGGACCGGCGCGGCGAGCCCGGCTACGCACCGCAGATCCTGGTCGGCGGCGGCCTCTGCCTCGCCCATCTCCCGCGGCTGCGCGCCCGTGGCCTCGACGCCTTCCACATCGGCGGCGCGGCCCGCCCCGACGGCTGGACCGGCCCGGTGTCGGCGGCGGCGGTCGCCGAGTGGCGGCACGCGGTGGACGGCACCTGA
- a CDS encoding HD domain-containing protein, whose protein sequence is MADLDALRSRWQHTLLAARDDGPHGTRDGGPAAGPPPEPSRYADELLRRWSEPQRRYHTVAHLTAVLDHVDLLAEYAADPLAVRLAAWFHDAVYLPERSTNEERSARLAERALPEAGVGAARTAEVARLVRLTLTHDPADDDRDGQVLCDADLAILAAPPSAYAAYTAAVRQEYHFVPDDDFRTGRSAILRALLDLPRLFRTPHGAREWEATARYNLTTELEMLSTGGGTEA, encoded by the coding sequence ATGGCCGATCTCGACGCACTGCGCTCCCGCTGGCAGCACACCCTGCTCGCCGCCCGCGACGACGGACCCCACGGCACCCGCGACGGCGGGCCCGCCGCCGGCCCTCCGCCCGAACCCTCGCGCTACGCCGACGAGTTGCTGCGCCGCTGGTCCGAGCCGCAGCGGCGGTACCACACGGTGGCGCATCTGACGGCGGTCCTCGACCACGTCGACCTGCTGGCCGAGTACGCCGCCGACCCGCTCGCCGTGCGGCTCGCGGCCTGGTTCCACGACGCCGTCTACCTGCCGGAGCGGTCCACCAACGAGGAGCGCTCGGCCCGGCTCGCCGAGCGGGCGCTGCCCGAGGCGGGGGTGGGCGCGGCGCGGACGGCGGAGGTGGCGCGGCTGGTCCGGCTGACGCTCACCCACGACCCCGCCGACGACGACCGGGACGGCCAGGTGCTCTGCGACGCCGACCTGGCGATCCTCGCGGCGCCCCCGTCGGCGTACGCCGCGTACACGGCGGCCGTCAGGCAGGAGTACCACTTCGTGCCCGACGACGACTTCAGGACCGGCAGGTCCGCGATCCTGCGCGCCCTCCTCGACCTGCCCCGGCTGTTCAGGACCCCGCACGGGGCACGGGAGTGGGAGGCGACGGCGCGCTACAACCTCACCACCGAACTGGAAATGCTGTCGACCGGAGGCGGGACGGAAGCCTAG
- a CDS encoding GNAT family N-acetyltransferase → MLGDGADRVDEAVAGCVGTLRGAVERDWTEVRAAGLEWSCHETATHIADDLLAYAANLAGRAQDGYVPFELRLDDGTGNAGLLQVIETTGALLTAAVRTAPREARGFHPYPFRSADRRGFAAMGVAEILLHTHDIAGALGLAHEPDADLAEFVLTQLFPRVRPDTDPWRTLLWATGRGELPGRAAVTAWRWSNDLVLPAGRLVLHGVTPAGAADLAVGGDGGFAWLDGGPFQGTRDAAGMVLKAYRAGVHRPEFGLFVLVRREDGLAVGGLGFHGVPDEEGRAEIGYDLVEGARGHGYATEALDALAGWALARDDVRSLCALVEEENAASQRVVARAGFVRADGPVDAAGQESQPPLRLYLRTSSPAASDGPSGV, encoded by the coding sequence ATGCTGGGCGATGGCGCGGACCGGGTGGACGAGGCGGTCGCGGGGTGCGTGGGCACCCTGCGGGGCGCGGTGGAACGGGACTGGACGGAGGTGCGGGCGGCGGGGCTCGAATGGAGCTGCCACGAGACGGCGACGCACATCGCGGACGATCTGCTCGCCTACGCCGCCAACCTGGCCGGACGCGCCCAGGACGGCTACGTCCCCTTCGAGCTCAGGCTCGACGACGGGACCGGCAACGCGGGTCTGCTCCAGGTGATCGAGACGACCGGCGCCCTGCTGACCGCCGCCGTGCGCACCGCGCCGCGCGAGGCCCGCGGGTTCCACCCGTACCCGTTCCGCAGCGCCGACCGGCGAGGTTTCGCGGCGATGGGGGTCGCCGAGATCCTGCTGCACACGCACGACATCGCGGGCGCGCTCGGCCTCGCCCACGAACCGGACGCCGATCTCGCCGAGTTCGTGCTCACCCAGCTCTTTCCGCGGGTCAGGCCCGACACCGACCCGTGGCGCACCCTGCTGTGGGCCACCGGGCGCGGCGAGCTGCCCGGCCGGGCGGCCGTCACCGCGTGGCGCTGGAGCAACGACCTGGTGCTGCCGGCCGGCCGGCTCGTCCTGCACGGCGTCACGCCCGCGGGCGCGGCCGATCTCGCGGTGGGCGGCGACGGCGGGTTCGCGTGGCTGGACGGCGGGCCCTTCCAGGGCACGAGGGACGCGGCGGGGATGGTCCTGAAGGCGTACCGGGCGGGCGTGCACCGGCCGGAGTTCGGACTCTTCGTGCTGGTGCGCCGCGAGGACGGCCTCGCGGTCGGCGGCCTCGGCTTCCACGGCGTCCCGGACGAGGAGGGCCGCGCGGAGATCGGCTACGACCTCGTCGAGGGCGCCCGCGGGCACGGCTACGCGACGGAGGCGCTGGACGCCCTCGCCGGGTGGGCGCTGGCCAGGGACGACGTGCGGTCGCTGTGCGCGCTGGTCGAGGAGGAGAACGCGGCGTCCCAACGCGTCGTGGCCCGCGCCGGTTTCGTCCGCGCGGACGGCCCCGTCGACGCGGCGGGCCAGGAGTCGCAACCGCCGTTGCGGCTGTACCTGCGTACTAGCAGCCCGGCGGCGTCCGACGGCCCTTCCGGCGTCTGA